The sequence GTAATgggtgtatttttttattaatttgtattatagaaaatagtataataaaataaaagcctaattataaattaaatcctAAACCTTAcactttttaacaattttatccaattgttttaaaattttaaaataaatattaattattttaatttatttttaaaaatactttccaataacaatttttaaaatttcacagTAAGAAAATGATGTAGGAAGTTGATTGTacttactaaaaaaataataattatgaaccaacaaaaataatttatcctaGACTTAATAATATGACtattaaaaatctcatatatgtgcattcttttatatattttatatctaaatgtaataaattttttattaactgaGTAACTTTTATGTTAGTAAGTATAATTACTTGCTAAGTCATTtctcattataaaattttaaaaattattaccaATAAgtgtttttgaaaataaattgaaaatataggtgcttgatttaaaattttaataaaacatcttaatttttatcttatatttacTTTCATTACATAGAATTTATTAAGTAATATTTAACATTTGcaattatatatgattttgaagcaaaaaataattaaattcctAACATTCcaaaaatttctatattattataacattataatatatataaaaataggaGAGCAAAGAACAAATTTACTGAGAAATTCTCAcatcaattaatatatatagtcaatatctaaatataataataatattaataataattgttaatattaattaaaaaattatcggAGCAAAATGCCAATatcaaaactaattatttcatattatgaatcatattgaaaaaataataaaatataaaaataaattttactaaataaaatagatataattattatttatctttaatatcaaataaataatctaagtagataaattttttaaagacaaaataaaaagttacttttttattagaaagataTTACTATTGGTTATGGTGGGAAAGTTATAGGCCAATGATCTTACTTGTCGTGTTTAAAGAATTCAGTTGAACTTGATTGGTATAATTGGACTTGAtgacttttgatttttaaatttttacataaCAGACGTTTGACGTGTCCTCTACACAGTTATCTAAAAATAcgttttaagaatttttatgTTATCTTTAAATCCTTACTTAACAGACGTTTGACGTATCCTTTATACTACTATctaaaaacaagttttgagAATTTTATGTGAACTCTTTAtcgtaaaaataatttagaaaaagaaaaaatataaaaacatagCATGTGGTTACACATCTTTACATTTAGAGgactttaaattcttttatgacAAATAAGTATCTCTATTTTATGTTTCTTGTATTTTAACACCTTAAcacttaatattattattattttataataaaatattaactttaattaataaaattattttataaatgatttaaatCAACTATCAGAATATTCTTaaacatattataatttagttttaagaattattttattttgttcaaaataaaatttaaaaatatatatcaattctatttaataaaaatttaatgtagTTAGTTGTATACTAAATCACTTGATAAGTAATTTTGTTATAGAAAATAGTATTGtactaatattaaatcataaaaatataaaaatattaataaaataaaaaagaattagatagtacttttattatcataaaaaaaaatacaatactTCAATACAAAAGCGTCAAACTACATaacacttttttttatatatattttcctttaaaaaatacccaaaatttttttatcaaagcCCTTGATTGTTGATCAGTCTCCAGCACCATCGTGGAATCCAAATTCATTAGCAATTTGCATTCCTAATCAACATTTCTAAATGATTTTGCTTTCCATCAAACCAATAACAATCAAACCCTAGCCAAGAATAAtctctcaaaaaataataattacactAACAAACGACAAAGTCGATTGGTGGCGTGTGTAGCCAAGTCGTCACTGGTTGGCTGAAATAACAAAAGCAGTTCCATATTTTGATccatttgtaaaaaaaaaataaagcaattaCAACAACAAACATCACCACCATCTACACTCATAAGGTACATCTTTTGGAGGTTAAGCGAGTTGATTGGTGGCAAAACAGTCGCTAGATTagcaaaaataatgaagtccTTCGTTCAAcatctttctctctcttcaataatagaaaatatggCGATCAATAACTCACCTTAAATCGATAACGAGTCCAAGAGGTTAAAGAAGACACTTACTCACGgtttggtggtggtggtgagaTATGTGATGACCATAGTTGAATAGGTGAGAGGGAGGAAGAGAATGTATGtaggaaaaaaatatttttgcgGCTAAGATCTTAAGAGAATATGGAATTTGGTTTTGGCAGCATTAACatacaaattattatttcatttcaacCATTAATGAAAgccataaaaataataaagcacaaagattaaatttgaattaaaatcgaGTTTAGAGGGTCAAATTCCAAACATTAaggctaaatatatatatattttttctagttTGGCCTTATTTTATTGATGGAAAGATGGTTTTTTCATGttggaaaaatattttctagttTGGCCTTTTAACAAAATAGGGTATCGCAATAACACCACTTGAAAAAATACCAAGTTAACAATTATTACACTAGTATGTTTTCACATTTATGCTAATATATTTTCACACAAGatataatcaaatataatcAAGTCAAATTTGAGCTTGAATTACTCCAGTAACTTGACAAATTGAGCCTCATAATATTCACCTGACAACTTCGCAAACCTAACCGAGTAgctattattttactattttgttttttatatattaaaagtcaAAATCAAGCCTAAATATTAagctagatttaattaaagtttttttaatttacccTTTTATAAAGTAACTGCGATCTAAATTAAACTTAAGAATTAAGtgcttgaatttaaaaaaaatgaggcTTCATCAAGTTTGGAGGTTTGAGCTTCAAATTTTACCCCCAAGGCATGCACATAATGCTCCACTTCTTGGCTTAATtaacttcttttcctttttctttttatttccttattttatctttctaaCACCATATATACCATTTAATTAGTCATAAATCCTACAACAATCCGCCCCTATGAATCAAACATCCAAATTGGCAACCATCATAGTAAAGATTTATTAGTAGTAACGAATTTATTATTCACTTGAAGAATGTAGAAAATGTACAAACTCAGCCCAATCCAACCGGTTGAACCATAAACCAGACCATATTTTAGTTTGGCCATTCTTAAAATCCATTTTACACTAATTCGCCTTAAAATAGATGACGTGGTGACACAATCACAGATCACATGAGTTAAATGGATCaacttcaacaaaaaaaaaaaaaaaattaaaattttgtaagCTATAATCAGAACCTTAAATCttcaaattagaataaaaaaaacttaacCAATGAACCATACTAACATTATTGATGTTTTATTacaaaacttaattttatatatccattttctaccaaattaatttttcaacaataaaataattaatatttatcaaataatattttaaaaattatttctcatattaacttTATCtatacaaaattttaattttagatgatagaaaattttatttatcatttatgtgattgtataaatttattcatttataatattttaattttttaagaaaaaattattttaaatttaaaaagtcaaTTAGATTCTTAAAAATGCTGcattaaatatatcaattttaatatataattttaacaaaatctaattaaatttagtgtaatataatacatttataagttatattataaagttattaattttgtgcattttataagatatttaatacaaatttaaaagaataccAATTCCGCCTTGATTgaatctttaatctttgacTCTTTCACCTGATCGGATTGAAGTCCGGTCCGGACTTGAAAACATAGGAAAATGTTTATCAACTCGCttaattcctttttcttaaaaaaaaaaaaaacaccaaTTGCTTAAGTTTCAAATCTTTAGTAAAGGTACAGTTCAAGATAAAAGGTTACCATGACGGGAAAAAGCAAGCACAATGATGGCAACCCCAGGAAACATTCAAATCATTTAACTATTTGAATGATTTTAACCTTCTCTTTCAGGAATACAATCTtccgaagaaagaaaaattgaaattcaaCTTTGAATACAGTTAACCCAAACCCATTTGCAGGTTCTTATAGAACTATCTTACCTTATTTTCCCACTACTGGCATCCCTTTTTCTCATTAAAGAAAGGGGCCAAAATGGGATCTTAACAAATGCTCTTCCCCATTCTAGCAGTGCAATCAATAACAACTGGAATATGAATGAAGACTTCCCAGTTCATCATACCATTTCACGAGCCTAATCCATGTCAGCTAACAATTGAAGTCTAATTATGCCAAAAGTATAGACAAAGCATTTTGACgatttttatgtgatgattaTGTTATTAAGACTAGACATTCCGCAGTGAAATCTTCAATTCGCAAGAATCAAATCATCTTCACTCCAATCAGAAGTTCATTGTCCTATTGATCGCTGTATGGAAATGTGAGTTTGGAGCTTATAAGCTCTTACATTGTTGTCTGAACGTCTAATCAATCTCATTAGAGCAACGGTTTCTTCACCGCGATCTGATGGCCAAATAATGACGTCAGGAATTGCCAATCTCTAAAACGACGTTATTAGACATGAGCAACACAATAATAATGACCGATCGAAGTGAAGATAATTCACTACTAAGGAACCAGAAATTTTAATAGTGAAGTAcctatttttataacaaattatCACCACATACTTTcttatctaaaaaaaaaatataaaaaattgttaaaaagtaaaattgcATGATGCTTTTTGTACTTTTCCCTTCTTTTTTATACCAAATTCGACCAATTGACACTGCATTAATCTTTGTTTGATGAATTGGGATAGAGCTGGAGCAAAAGCATAGACAAAGGGGATAGGAGCAGCAGTACTgcttatgaaataaataattagaaagcAAACTGAAAAACAAAGCTAACTACCTCACACCAAAATCACCTGATTTTCCACTGTGTTTGATAAAGAGACACAAGTGTGCATGATTTACTCTTACAAGTAGTGCTCACTGACAGTGTCCACTTAGTGTGGTCTAACTGATAATGTGCTCATACTAAGGGTCAATTTACCTTTATCTAAAGCAACACTCTTTCTCCTTTAGAGTTTTTCCTTTCCAATTCAGGAATTTCACTCAATCATTGAATCCCCTCCTTCTATAAGTCAAAGCCTTAAAACTGGTACGAGTAAGCAACTAAACTAGTCATAGGAATTGAACCCTCTTGTAGAATATATTTGGCTAGACCATGTGCAGTATGAATCATAACTGTCTAATTTGCTAACCCCTCTATGCTAAATGGTCCCAGGTAATGTTCCTTCCACAGGCAAGATCACGATGGAATACAATCTGGACCGCCAGATCTAGGAACATACTCGTAGTATGTTCCAAAGCAGTAGTGTACCCTATCCTCATACCCACACCACAACCCAAACTGGTATGAACCTCACAACTAACACTTACTAGTAGCCAAGCTAATATAAAGGCCTAATCTTATCCTAATGATCCAAAATCTAAACCTCCCAAAAGACTCCAATTTCTAGTAGCAGAATTAGCACTACAGCTAGGCAATGCCTCATCGCACAACAGCAGACGTTTTATCACACTCTAAAAAGGAAAGAGCAAGTAAATGCAATGCATGCTTCAACCACACATGGATAGAAACACACGTTGACTGTCCCAATGAAAAATTTGACAAGATGTGGGAACATCATATATTCAACAAGTGCATCCATTCACACTAAAACCTGGACTATTTCGACTCATTGATATCATCTAGATGTCATACAGACGAGTATTTATAAGCATGCTAGTATATAGATCAAGTAATGGAAGTCAGAAGTTCGTGAAAAAAACATAAGCATAACAAAATGGCTAAAAGAACAAACAGAATAAGATGAATAAGCATTGGCCAGCACAAGGGTTCTGAATGAAAGGCTAGCTGAGAAGCAGTGCAAAACTTGGCCCTAATTTCCTGTGTGGATTTTAAATTCTAGCCCccacaatataaaaaaaatgataggGCTTACTAATGAGCCAATCAAATGAACATGGAAAAAAGTGAGAATTTCCATGTGTCTTAATACAACAATCATCTTCAACTGTGAAGAAGTGAGAATTGGATTGAGATTGCTTGGAATAGTGAAAACCCTAACTCATAATCAATTGATATTcgatatttatcaaaagtaaaaaaaagaactcTAATTAAACAGATAATTAATTCAGTTATCATAAAAACTACAAAGATTTCACCTGAATTGGCGTTCATTTACAATAGCGATCAGCCTTCTTTTTGACACGATCGTCAAGAGCATCCTCAACCGACTTGAAATCCGCGATCTTTTCCTTATAGCCAAATTTCTTGGCCTCTACAGGGAACAGCTGCTCATACTGTAGCTTCTTCGCTGCGTCTATTGTGTAAACCTCGCCTCCTGCTGCAGTTTCACTATTCTTCTCTACATCTCCTACGACGCTGTCGTTTTGATCATGATCATCATCCTTATCGTGAAGCTGCTGCtgcttcttattcttctttttgttcttgttcttcttgTCAATGGATTTACTTGTAGTGGCTATACTTCCTCCCTTGAATGTTAGTCTCCCTCCTTTCACTCTCTCGTACGGGTTCGACGACATCGTTTTCCTCCTCTCTTATCTGTTACTGATTATTTCTGGCCCCGGCGCGGCTTTCCTTAAAGTGTAAATTCTCGCCGATTGCATATTTTCGAATTACAGTTTTGCCCCTTCACACCTTCCGCaaacctttttattttatttaattgtcaaaCATACAAACTTTAATTTCACCCCCAAACTCTAGTCTGCAAGACAATTTACCTCAAAATTAACTTTCTGgacaaattaaaccaaaacttaaagaaaagagattaaCTTACCGTAAATCTAAAACAGTGTATTACACACACTTTATAGGCAAGTGAGatacattaaaaaaacaattaagaCTTTTGATATCTTTTTTCTTAGGGCCTGTTTGTTAAAGTTGTatgttctttttgtttttgaaaaattagaaactattttttttttaatttctaaaactaacttatttatttctaaaaggTTCTTCTCATTATGTTAaactatttataaaagtaaagaaaaaaatggaagaCCTGCAAtcatataagaaatataataagagATGAAAATTATGCacgtttaaaaaataaaaataaaatttttaaaattataatttataatttctaaaatgctattttctattattaaattgttttgaaaaagtttgaaaagaataaaattacaCACTTCTAAACAAATACATTTTATTTGTAGAAAGGTGAATTTTTGGTTCTAGATGCGATGAGCATATTAGCtcttaaactattttttagggcaattacattttaatttttgaaaaagcTGTAGCTTAAGCTCTTAATATAAGAGTAAAATTAATGTTGTTAGTTGTGGTTAATTATGGGTTCTTACactaatatattcttttaattcattaatgaTGTATCTAAGTTAGTACTTGCAGGGGcacaaactatttttatagtaaaaataagtttACTATGAGGTTGATCTCTCAATaaactatgaggccacttattataaagattaattatcaatataaaataataaaaataaatctaaatactctaaaccagtattttgagaaaataatatttataaagtaaagtaaccaaataataaataaatatgcaatgtaaatataaatgcttatgatttaaaattatatgctaaaaataatatttagccTAGCTAATTACTTAGTAATCGCCTTTTTCTACTTTAAgtctagatctaatgaatgaaaTAGTGAtatgcatttttctttaattactcaaGCAAATAATGCAACTAAAGTTTCTtctaccaacatagattaaagcaAAAATGGTGTCTCTAATATATTCAACCTAAATATcttcataacaattattatcattaaattaatataatgattaactaataataataactgaaactaataaagatataaaggtaaaaaagtcacccattaaataaataaataacaaggttcatataaaagtaaaaaatactaaactacacacttataaaaactaatataatgatcatggtattgaatagaaagacataaaaataaaaaaataaaataaaagtttcctTGAAATCCAGAATCCTTcaagtaagaaaataattgattcTCACTCTCAACTTCTTGAAAAACTTCTTAGATcctaaaaaacaataaaaactaaGAACTAAag is a genomic window of Ricinus communis isolate WT05 ecotype wild-type chromosome 2, ASM1957865v1, whole genome shotgun sequence containing:
- the LOC8289786 gene encoding uncharacterized protein LOC8289786 yields the protein MSSNPYERVKGGRLTFKGGSIATTSKSIDKKNKNKKKNKKQQQLHDKDDDHDQNDSVVGDVEKNSETAAGGEVYTIDAAKKLQYEQLFPVEAKKFGYKEKIADFKSVEDALDDRVKKKADRYCK